One genomic segment of Sebastes fasciatus isolate fSebFas1 chromosome 17, fSebFas1.pri, whole genome shotgun sequence includes these proteins:
- the LOC141754991 gene encoding NACHT, LRR and PYD domains-containing protein 3-like isoform X6 — MYKENGADGRARDGLVEVRGSRHVGLRPVFKIRRKLEKPEPEPSCVSMKSDWSMDRPIAFKDGRHSDEQRRKLEKPEPEPSCVSMKSDWSMDRPIAFKDGRHSVEQRVDQESSEVPSFQSAQQHQTHLDSIFMLLEENIVTFVKNELKKIQKVLSSDYPECLESEREDEDVLDGEDEEKRRSRDEFVKITLHFLRRMKQEKLADCLQSRTFAAVCQRELKSNLKKKFQCVFEGIAKAGNPTLFNQVYTELHITEGWPAEVNDEHEVRQIETASRKPHRPETTIRQEDIFKASPGRDEPIRTVMTTGVAGIGKTVLTQKFTLDWAEDKANQDIQFTFPFTFRELNVLKEKKYSLVELVHYFFTETKEAGICRFEEFQVVFIFDGLDECRLPLDFHNNEILTDVTESNSVDVLLTNLIRGNLLPSAHIWITTRPAAANQIPPECVDMVTEVRGFTDPQKEEYFRKRSRDEEQTSTIISHIKTSRTLHIMCHIPVFCWITSTVLEEVLKTIEGGELPKTLTELYIHFLVVQSKVKNIKYDGGAETDPHWSPESRKMIEYLGKLAFDQLQKGNLIFYESDLTECGIDIRAASVYSGVFTQIFKEERGLYQDKVFCFVHLTVQEFLAALHVHLTFINSGVNLMAEEVTTSQKSETHFYQSAVDKALQSPNGQLDLFLRFLLGLSLQTNQTLLRGLLTQTGSSSQTNQETVQHIRKKLDEDLSAEKSINLFHCLNELNDRSLVNGIQKYLRSGHLSIGNLSPAQWSALVFILLSSGEDLDVFDLKKYCASEEALLRLLPVVKASNKALLSGCNLSERSCEALSSVLSSRSSSLRELDLSNNNLQDSGVKWLSAGMESPHCTLETLRLSGCNLSERSCEALSSVLSSQSSSLRELDLSNNNLQDSGVKWLSAGLKSPHCTLETLRLSGCLITEEGCSFLASALSSNPSHLRELDLSYNHPGDSGGKLLSSGLEDPHWRLDTLRLEPAGVRWLTPGLRKYSCELTLDTNTVNRNLKLSDNNRKVTLVAGFQSYPDHPDRFDSSYQLLCTTGLTGRCYWEVECGREVSISVSYRGISRRGNGEDAVFGRNDQSWSLCCSDGHHYSVWHNNRKTPITTSFSSSSSSSRVAVYVDCPAGTLSFYSVSSDTLIHLLTFYTTFTEPLYPGFGVGYMFGVDSGYSVSLCSPH; from the exons GAGGAAGCTGGaaaaacctgaacctgaacccagCTGTGTGTCCATGAAGAGTGACTGGTCTATGGATCGTCCTATAGCCTTCAAAGATGGACGGCACTCTGTTGAACAACG AGTGGACCAGGAGAGTTCGGAGGTTCCCAGTTTTCAGTCTGCCCAGCAGCATCAAACACACCTGGACTCCATATTTATG ctgctggaggagaacATCGTCACTTTTGTGAAGAACGAGCTGAAGAAGATCCAGAAGGTTTTAAGTTCAGATTACCCAGAATGCTtagagagtgagagggaggaTGAGGACGTGTTGGACGGTGAGgatgaagagaagaggaggagcagagatgAATTTGTGAAGATCACACTGCACTTCCTGAGGAGAATGAAGCAGGAGAAGCTGGCTGACTGTCTGCAGAGCA GAACttttgctgcagtttgtcagcgTGAACTCAAATCGAACCTGAAGAAGAAgttccagtgtgtgtttgaggggaTCGCTAAAGCAGGAAACCCAACCCTTTTCAATCAGGTCTACACAGAGCTCCACATCACAGAGGGATGGCCTGCAGAGGTCAATGATGAACATGAGGTCAGACAGATTGAAACAGCATCCAGGAAACCACACAGACCAGAGACAACAATCAGACAAGaagacatctttaaagcctcaCCTGGAAGAGatgaaccaatcagaacagtgatGACGACGGGAGTGGCTGGCATCGGGAAAACAGTCTTAAcacagaagttcactctggactgggctgaAGACAAAGCCAACCAGGACATACAGTTCACATTTCCGTTCACTTTCAGAGAGCTGAATGTGCTGAAAGAGAAAAAGTACAGCTTGGTGGAGCTTGTTCATTACTTCTTTACTGAAACCAAAGAAGCAGGAATCTGCAGGTTTGAAGAGTTCCAGGttgtgttcatctttgacggtcTGGATGAGTGTCGACTTCCTCTGGACTTCCACAACAATGAGATCCTGACTGATGTTACAGAGTCCAACTCAGTGGATGTGCTGCTGACAAACCTCATCAGGGGGAACCTGCTTCCCTCTGCTCACATCTGGATAACCAcacgacctgcagcagccaatcagatccctcctgagTGTGTTGACATGGTGACAGAGGTGAGAGGGTTCACCGACccacagaaggaggagtacttcagaaAGAGATCCAGAGACGAGGAGCAGACCAGCACAATCATCTCCCACATCAAGACATCACGAaccctccacatcatgtgtcacATCCcggtcttctgctggatcacgtCTACAGTTCTGGAGGAGGTGTTGAAGACCATAGagggaggagagctgcccaagaccctgactgagcTGTACATCCACTTCCTGGTGGTTCAGTCCAAAGTGAAGAACATCAAGTATGATGGAGGAGCTGAGACAGATCCACACTGGAGTCCAGAGAGCAGGAAGATGATTGAGTATCTGGGAAAACTGGCTTTTGATCAGCTGCAGAAAGGCAACCTGATCTTCTATGAATCCGACCTGACAGAGTGTGGCATCGATATCAGAGCAGCCTCAGTGTACTCAGGAGTGTTCACACAGATCtttaaagaggagagaggactgtATCAGGACAAGGTGTTCTGCTTCGTCCATCTGACtgttcaggagtttctggctgctcTTCATGTCCATCTGACTTTCATCAACTCTGGAGTCAATCTGATGGCAGAAGAAGTAACAACCTCCCAGAAGTCTGAGACACACTTCTACCAGAGTGCTGTGGACAAGGCCTTGCAGAGTCCAAATGGACAGCTGGACTTGTTCCTCCGCTTCCTCCTGGGCCTTTCGCTGCAGACCAATCAGACTCTCCTACGAGGTCTGCTGACACAGACAGGCAGTAGCTCACAGACCAATCAGGAAACAGTCCAGCACATCAGGAAGAAGCTGGATGAGGATCTCTCTGCAGAGAAAAGCATCAATCTGTTCCACTGTCTGAATGAACTGAATGATCGTTCTCTGGTGAATGGCATCCAAAAGTACCTGAGATCAGGGCATCTCTCCATAGGTAACCTGTCTCCTGCTCAGTGGTCAGCTCTGGTCTTCATCTTACTGTCATCAGGAGAAGATCTGGACGTGTTTGACCTGAAGAAATACTGTGCTTCAGAGGAGGCTCTTCTGAGGCTGCTGCCAGTGGTCAAAGCCTCCAATAAAGCTCT ACTGAGTGGCTGTAACCTCTCAGAGAGAAGCTGTGAGGCTCTGTCCTCAGTTCTCAGCTCCCGGTCCTCtagtctgagagagctggacctgagtaacaacaacctgcaggattcaggagtgaagtgGTTGTCTGCTGGaatggagagtccacactgtactCTGGAAACTCTCAG GCTGAGTGGCTGTAACCTCTCAGAGAGAAGCTGTGAGGCTCTGTCCTCAGTTCTCAGCTCCCAGTCCTCtagtctgagagagctggacctgagtaacaacaacctgcaggattcaggagtgaagtggttgtctgctggactgaagagtccacactgtactCTGGAAACTCTCAG gctGTCAGGCTGTCTGATCACAGAGGAAGGCTGTTCTtttctggcctcagctctgagctccaacccctcccatctgagagagctggacctgagctaCAACCATCCAGGAGACTCTGGAGGGAAGCTGCTGTCTTCTGGATTGGAGGATCCACACTGGAGACTGGACACTCTCAG GTTGGAGCCTGCTGGAGTCCGATGGTTGACACCCGGTCTGAGGAAGT ATTCCTGTGAACTCACACTCGACACAAACACAGTGAACAGAAACCTCAAACTGTCTGACAACAACAGGAAGGTGACACTTGTGGCGGGGTTTCAGTCGTATCCTGATCATCCAGACAGATTTGACAGTAGTTATCAGCTGCTGTGTACAACTGGTCTGACTGGtcgctgttactgggaggtcGAGTGTGGAAGAGAGGTTTCTATATCAGTGAGTTACAGAGGAATCAGCAGGAGAGGAAACGGAGAAGACGCTGTGTTTGGAAGGAATGATCAGTCCTGGAGTCTGTGTTGCTCTGATGGTCATCATTACTCTGTCTGGCACAATAACAGAAAAACACCCATCaccacctccttctcctcctcctcctcctccagtagAGTAGCAGTGTATGTAGACTGTCCTGCTGGcactctgtccttctacagcgtctcctCTGACACACTGATACACCTCCTCACCTTCTACACCACATTCACCGAACCTCTTTATCCTGGGTTTGGGGTTGGG TATATGTTTGGGGTTGATTCTGGTtattcagtgtctctgtgttctcCTCACTGA
- the LOC141754991 gene encoding uncharacterized protein LOC141754991 isoform X3, whose amino-acid sequence MISQSANNMGTVQQSNGILYIRIHQKPDSPEPEPIRVLWGSHWFIYHPITFKDGRHSDEQRRKLEKPEPEPSCVSMKSDWSMDRPIAFKDGRHSDEQRRKLEKPEPEPSCVSMKSDWSMDRPIAFKDGRHSVEQRVDQESSEVPSFQSAQQHQTHLDSIFMLLEENIVTFVKNELKKIQKVLSSDYPECLESEREDEDVLDGEDEEKRRSRDEFVKITLHFLRRMKQEKLADCLQSRTFAAVCQRELKSNLKKKFQCVFEGIAKAGNPTLFNQVYTELHITEGWPAEVNDEHEVRQIETASRKPHRPETTIRQEDIFKASPGRDEPIRTVMTTGVAGIGKTVLTQKFTLDWAEDKANQDIQFTFPFTFRELNVLKEKKYSLVELVHYFFTETKEAGICRFEEFQVVFIFDGLDECRLPLDFHNNEILTDVTESNSVDVLLTNLIRGNLLPSAHIWITTRPAAANQIPPECVDMVTEVRGFTDPQKEEYFRKRSRDEEQTSTIISHIKTSRTLHIMCHIPVFCWITSTVLEEVLKTIEGGELPKTLTELYIHFLVVQSKVKNIKYDGGAETDPHWSPESRKMIEYLGKLAFDQLQKGNLIFYESDLTECGIDIRAASVYSGVFTQIFKEERGLYQDKVFCFVHLTVQEFLAALHVHLTFINSGVNLMAEEVTTSQKSETHFYQSAVDKALQSPNGQLDLFLRFLLGLSLQTNQTLLRGLLTQTGSSSQTNQETVQHIRKKLDEDLSAEKSINLFHCLNELNDRSLVNGIQKYLRSGHLSIGNLSPAQWSALVFILLSSGEDLDVFDLKKYCASEEALLRLLPVVKASNKALLSGCNLSERSCEALSSVLSSRSSSLRELDLSNNNLQDSGVKWLSAGMESPHCTLETLRLSGCNLSERSCEALSSVLSSQSSSLRELDLSNNNLQDSGVKWLSAGLKSPHCTLETLRLSGCLITEEGCSFLASALSSNPSHLRELDLSYNHPGDSGGKLLSSGLEDPHWRLDTLRLEPAGVRWLTPGLRKYSCELTLDTNTVNRNLKLSDNNRKVTLVAGFQSYPDHPDRFDSSYQLLCTTGLTGRCYWEVECGREVSISVSYRGISRRGNGEDAVFGRNDQSWSLCCSDGHHYSVWHNNRKTPITTSFSSSSSSSRVAVYVDCPAGTLSFYSVSSDTLIHLLTFYTTFTEPLYPGFGVGYMFGVDSGYSVSLCSPH is encoded by the exons GAGGAAGCTGGaaaaacctgaacctgaacccagCTGTGTGTCCATGAAGAGTGACTGGTCTATGGATCGTCCTATAGCCTTCAAAGATGGACGGCACTCTGTTGAACAACG AGTGGACCAGGAGAGTTCGGAGGTTCCCAGTTTTCAGTCTGCCCAGCAGCATCAAACACACCTGGACTCCATATTTATG ctgctggaggagaacATCGTCACTTTTGTGAAGAACGAGCTGAAGAAGATCCAGAAGGTTTTAAGTTCAGATTACCCAGAATGCTtagagagtgagagggaggaTGAGGACGTGTTGGACGGTGAGgatgaagagaagaggaggagcagagatgAATTTGTGAAGATCACACTGCACTTCCTGAGGAGAATGAAGCAGGAGAAGCTGGCTGACTGTCTGCAGAGCA GAACttttgctgcagtttgtcagcgTGAACTCAAATCGAACCTGAAGAAGAAgttccagtgtgtgtttgaggggaTCGCTAAAGCAGGAAACCCAACCCTTTTCAATCAGGTCTACACAGAGCTCCACATCACAGAGGGATGGCCTGCAGAGGTCAATGATGAACATGAGGTCAGACAGATTGAAACAGCATCCAGGAAACCACACAGACCAGAGACAACAATCAGACAAGaagacatctttaaagcctcaCCTGGAAGAGatgaaccaatcagaacagtgatGACGACGGGAGTGGCTGGCATCGGGAAAACAGTCTTAAcacagaagttcactctggactgggctgaAGACAAAGCCAACCAGGACATACAGTTCACATTTCCGTTCACTTTCAGAGAGCTGAATGTGCTGAAAGAGAAAAAGTACAGCTTGGTGGAGCTTGTTCATTACTTCTTTACTGAAACCAAAGAAGCAGGAATCTGCAGGTTTGAAGAGTTCCAGGttgtgttcatctttgacggtcTGGATGAGTGTCGACTTCCTCTGGACTTCCACAACAATGAGATCCTGACTGATGTTACAGAGTCCAACTCAGTGGATGTGCTGCTGACAAACCTCATCAGGGGGAACCTGCTTCCCTCTGCTCACATCTGGATAACCAcacgacctgcagcagccaatcagatccctcctgagTGTGTTGACATGGTGACAGAGGTGAGAGGGTTCACCGACccacagaaggaggagtacttcagaaAGAGATCCAGAGACGAGGAGCAGACCAGCACAATCATCTCCCACATCAAGACATCACGAaccctccacatcatgtgtcacATCCcggtcttctgctggatcacgtCTACAGTTCTGGAGGAGGTGTTGAAGACCATAGagggaggagagctgcccaagaccctgactgagcTGTACATCCACTTCCTGGTGGTTCAGTCCAAAGTGAAGAACATCAAGTATGATGGAGGAGCTGAGACAGATCCACACTGGAGTCCAGAGAGCAGGAAGATGATTGAGTATCTGGGAAAACTGGCTTTTGATCAGCTGCAGAAAGGCAACCTGATCTTCTATGAATCCGACCTGACAGAGTGTGGCATCGATATCAGAGCAGCCTCAGTGTACTCAGGAGTGTTCACACAGATCtttaaagaggagagaggactgtATCAGGACAAGGTGTTCTGCTTCGTCCATCTGACtgttcaggagtttctggctgctcTTCATGTCCATCTGACTTTCATCAACTCTGGAGTCAATCTGATGGCAGAAGAAGTAACAACCTCCCAGAAGTCTGAGACACACTTCTACCAGAGTGCTGTGGACAAGGCCTTGCAGAGTCCAAATGGACAGCTGGACTTGTTCCTCCGCTTCCTCCTGGGCCTTTCGCTGCAGACCAATCAGACTCTCCTACGAGGTCTGCTGACACAGACAGGCAGTAGCTCACAGACCAATCAGGAAACAGTCCAGCACATCAGGAAGAAGCTGGATGAGGATCTCTCTGCAGAGAAAAGCATCAATCTGTTCCACTGTCTGAATGAACTGAATGATCGTTCTCTGGTGAATGGCATCCAAAAGTACCTGAGATCAGGGCATCTCTCCATAGGTAACCTGTCTCCTGCTCAGTGGTCAGCTCTGGTCTTCATCTTACTGTCATCAGGAGAAGATCTGGACGTGTTTGACCTGAAGAAATACTGTGCTTCAGAGGAGGCTCTTCTGAGGCTGCTGCCAGTGGTCAAAGCCTCCAATAAAGCTCT ACTGAGTGGCTGTAACCTCTCAGAGAGAAGCTGTGAGGCTCTGTCCTCAGTTCTCAGCTCCCGGTCCTCtagtctgagagagctggacctgagtaacaacaacctgcaggattcaggagtgaagtgGTTGTCTGCTGGaatggagagtccacactgtactCTGGAAACTCTCAG GCTGAGTGGCTGTAACCTCTCAGAGAGAAGCTGTGAGGCTCTGTCCTCAGTTCTCAGCTCCCAGTCCTCtagtctgagagagctggacctgagtaacaacaacctgcaggattcaggagtgaagtggttgtctgctggactgaagagtccacactgtactCTGGAAACTCTCAG gctGTCAGGCTGTCTGATCACAGAGGAAGGCTGTTCTtttctggcctcagctctgagctccaacccctcccatctgagagagctggacctgagctaCAACCATCCAGGAGACTCTGGAGGGAAGCTGCTGTCTTCTGGATTGGAGGATCCACACTGGAGACTGGACACTCTCAG GTTGGAGCCTGCTGGAGTCCGATGGTTGACACCCGGTCTGAGGAAGT ATTCCTGTGAACTCACACTCGACACAAACACAGTGAACAGAAACCTCAAACTGTCTGACAACAACAGGAAGGTGACACTTGTGGCGGGGTTTCAGTCGTATCCTGATCATCCAGACAGATTTGACAGTAGTTATCAGCTGCTGTGTACAACTGGTCTGACTGGtcgctgttactgggaggtcGAGTGTGGAAGAGAGGTTTCTATATCAGTGAGTTACAGAGGAATCAGCAGGAGAGGAAACGGAGAAGACGCTGTGTTTGGAAGGAATGATCAGTCCTGGAGTCTGTGTTGCTCTGATGGTCATCATTACTCTGTCTGGCACAATAACAGAAAAACACCCATCaccacctccttctcctcctcctcctcctccagtagAGTAGCAGTGTATGTAGACTGTCCTGCTGGcactctgtccttctacagcgtctcctCTGACACACTGATACACCTCCTCACCTTCTACACCACATTCACCGAACCTCTTTATCCTGGGTTTGGGGTTGGG TATATGTTTGGGGTTGATTCTGGTtattcagtgtctctgtgttctcCTCACTGA
- the LOC141754991 gene encoding NACHT, LRR and PYD domains-containing protein 3-like isoform X7: protein MISQSANNMGTVQQSNGILYIRIHQKPDSPEPEPIRVLWGSHWFIYHPITFKDGRHSDEQRRKLEKPEPEPSCVSMKSDWSMDRPIAFKDGRHSVEQRVDQESSEVPSFQSAQQHQTHLDSIFMLLEENIVTFVKNELKKIQKVLSSDYPECLESEREDEDVLDGEDEEKRRSRDEFVKITLHFLRRMKQEKLADCLQSRTFAAVCQRELKSNLKKKFQCVFEGIAKAGNPTLFNQVYTELHITEGWPAEVNDEHEVRQIETASRKPHRPETTIRQEDIFKASPGRDEPIRTVMTTGVAGIGKTVLTQKFTLDWAEDKANQDIQFTFPFTFRELNVLKEKKYSLVELVHYFFTETKEAGICRFEEFQVVFIFDGLDECRLPLDFHNNEILTDVTESNSVDVLLTNLIRGNLLPSAHIWITTRPAAANQIPPECVDMVTEVRGFTDPQKEEYFRKRSRDEEQTSTIISHIKTSRTLHIMCHIPVFCWITSTVLEEVLKTIEGGELPKTLTELYIHFLVVQSKVKNIKYDGGAETDPHWSPESRKMIEYLGKLAFDQLQKGNLIFYESDLTECGIDIRAASVYSGVFTQIFKEERGLYQDKVFCFVHLTVQEFLAALHVHLTFINSGVNLMAEEVTTSQKSETHFYQSAVDKALQSPNGQLDLFLRFLLGLSLQTNQTLLRGLLTQTGSSSQTNQETVQHIRKKLDEDLSAEKSINLFHCLNELNDRSLVNGIQKYLRSGHLSIGNLSPAQWSALVFILLSSGEDLDVFDLKKYCASEEALLRLLPVVKASNKALLSGCNLSERSCEALSSVLSSRSSSLRELDLSNNNLQDSGVKWLSAGMESPHCTLETLRLSGCNLSERSCEALSSVLSSQSSSLRELDLSNNNLQDSGVKWLSAGLKSPHCTLETLRLSGCLITEEGCSFLASALSSNPSHLRELDLSYNHPGDSGGKLLSSGLEDPHWRLDTLRLEPAGVRWLTPGLRKYSCELTLDTNTVNRNLKLSDNNRKVTLVAGFQSYPDHPDRFDSSYQLLCTTGLTGRCYWEVECGREVSISVSYRGISRRGNGEDAVFGRNDQSWSLCCSDGHHYSVWHNNRKTPITTSFSSSSSSSRVAVYVDCPAGTLSFYSVSSDTLIHLLTFYTTFTEPLYPGFGVGYMFGVDSGYSVSLCSPH from the exons GAGGAAGCTGGaaaaacctgaacctgaacccagCTGTGTGTCCATGAAGAGTGACTGGTCTATGGATCGTCCTATAGCCTTCAAAGATGGACGGCACTCTGTTGAACAACG AGTGGACCAGGAGAGTTCGGAGGTTCCCAGTTTTCAGTCTGCCCAGCAGCATCAAACACACCTGGACTCCATATTTATG ctgctggaggagaacATCGTCACTTTTGTGAAGAACGAGCTGAAGAAGATCCAGAAGGTTTTAAGTTCAGATTACCCAGAATGCTtagagagtgagagggaggaTGAGGACGTGTTGGACGGTGAGgatgaagagaagaggaggagcagagatgAATTTGTGAAGATCACACTGCACTTCCTGAGGAGAATGAAGCAGGAGAAGCTGGCTGACTGTCTGCAGAGCA GAACttttgctgcagtttgtcagcgTGAACTCAAATCGAACCTGAAGAAGAAgttccagtgtgtgtttgaggggaTCGCTAAAGCAGGAAACCCAACCCTTTTCAATCAGGTCTACACAGAGCTCCACATCACAGAGGGATGGCCTGCAGAGGTCAATGATGAACATGAGGTCAGACAGATTGAAACAGCATCCAGGAAACCACACAGACCAGAGACAACAATCAGACAAGaagacatctttaaagcctcaCCTGGAAGAGatgaaccaatcagaacagtgatGACGACGGGAGTGGCTGGCATCGGGAAAACAGTCTTAAcacagaagttcactctggactgggctgaAGACAAAGCCAACCAGGACATACAGTTCACATTTCCGTTCACTTTCAGAGAGCTGAATGTGCTGAAAGAGAAAAAGTACAGCTTGGTGGAGCTTGTTCATTACTTCTTTACTGAAACCAAAGAAGCAGGAATCTGCAGGTTTGAAGAGTTCCAGGttgtgttcatctttgacggtcTGGATGAGTGTCGACTTCCTCTGGACTTCCACAACAATGAGATCCTGACTGATGTTACAGAGTCCAACTCAGTGGATGTGCTGCTGACAAACCTCATCAGGGGGAACCTGCTTCCCTCTGCTCACATCTGGATAACCAcacgacctgcagcagccaatcagatccctcctgagTGTGTTGACATGGTGACAGAGGTGAGAGGGTTCACCGACccacagaaggaggagtacttcagaaAGAGATCCAGAGACGAGGAGCAGACCAGCACAATCATCTCCCACATCAAGACATCACGAaccctccacatcatgtgtcacATCCcggtcttctgctggatcacgtCTACAGTTCTGGAGGAGGTGTTGAAGACCATAGagggaggagagctgcccaagaccctgactgagcTGTACATCCACTTCCTGGTGGTTCAGTCCAAAGTGAAGAACATCAAGTATGATGGAGGAGCTGAGACAGATCCACACTGGAGTCCAGAGAGCAGGAAGATGATTGAGTATCTGGGAAAACTGGCTTTTGATCAGCTGCAGAAAGGCAACCTGATCTTCTATGAATCCGACCTGACAGAGTGTGGCATCGATATCAGAGCAGCCTCAGTGTACTCAGGAGTGTTCACACAGATCtttaaagaggagagaggactgtATCAGGACAAGGTGTTCTGCTTCGTCCATCTGACtgttcaggagtttctggctgctcTTCATGTCCATCTGACTTTCATCAACTCTGGAGTCAATCTGATGGCAGAAGAAGTAACAACCTCCCAGAAGTCTGAGACACACTTCTACCAGAGTGCTGTGGACAAGGCCTTGCAGAGTCCAAATGGACAGCTGGACTTGTTCCTCCGCTTCCTCCTGGGCCTTTCGCTGCAGACCAATCAGACTCTCCTACGAGGTCTGCTGACACAGACAGGCAGTAGCTCACAGACCAATCAGGAAACAGTCCAGCACATCAGGAAGAAGCTGGATGAGGATCTCTCTGCAGAGAAAAGCATCAATCTGTTCCACTGTCTGAATGAACTGAATGATCGTTCTCTGGTGAATGGCATCCAAAAGTACCTGAGATCAGGGCATCTCTCCATAGGTAACCTGTCTCCTGCTCAGTGGTCAGCTCTGGTCTTCATCTTACTGTCATCAGGAGAAGATCTGGACGTGTTTGACCTGAAGAAATACTGTGCTTCAGAGGAGGCTCTTCTGAGGCTGCTGCCAGTGGTCAAAGCCTCCAATAAAGCTCT ACTGAGTGGCTGTAACCTCTCAGAGAGAAGCTGTGAGGCTCTGTCCTCAGTTCTCAGCTCCCGGTCCTCtagtctgagagagctggacctgagtaacaacaacctgcaggattcaggagtgaagtgGTTGTCTGCTGGaatggagagtccacactgtactCTGGAAACTCTCAG GCTGAGTGGCTGTAACCTCTCAGAGAGAAGCTGTGAGGCTCTGTCCTCAGTTCTCAGCTCCCAGTCCTCtagtctgagagagctggacctgagtaacaacaacctgcaggattcaggagtgaagtggttgtctgctggactgaagagtccacactgtactCTGGAAACTCTCAG gctGTCAGGCTGTCTGATCACAGAGGAAGGCTGTTCTtttctggcctcagctctgagctccaacccctcccatctgagagagctggacctgagctaCAACCATCCAGGAGACTCTGGAGGGAAGCTGCTGTCTTCTGGATTGGAGGATCCACACTGGAGACTGGACACTCTCAG GTTGGAGCCTGCTGGAGTCCGATGGTTGACACCCGGTCTGAGGAAGT ATTCCTGTGAACTCACACTCGACACAAACACAGTGAACAGAAACCTCAAACTGTCTGACAACAACAGGAAGGTGACACTTGTGGCGGGGTTTCAGTCGTATCCTGATCATCCAGACAGATTTGACAGTAGTTATCAGCTGCTGTGTACAACTGGTCTGACTGGtcgctgttactgggaggtcGAGTGTGGAAGAGAGGTTTCTATATCAGTGAGTTACAGAGGAATCAGCAGGAGAGGAAACGGAGAAGACGCTGTGTTTGGAAGGAATGATCAGTCCTGGAGTCTGTGTTGCTCTGATGGTCATCATTACTCTGTCTGGCACAATAACAGAAAAACACCCATCaccacctccttctcctcctcctcctcctccagtagAGTAGCAGTGTATGTAGACTGTCCTGCTGGcactctgtccttctacagcgtctcctCTGACACACTGATACACCTCCTCACCTTCTACACCACATTCACCGAACCTCTTTATCCTGGGTTTGGGGTTGGG TATATGTTTGGGGTTGATTCTGGTtattcagtgtctctgtgttctcCTCACTGA